The Silvibacterium dinghuense DNA window GCTGTCAGCACCCATACCGCGTCTCTATCCCCGTGTCTCAGGAGGAGATCATGGCCCGACGCTCCGCCTTGGCCCTGCTGCCCATGCTCCTATTCGCCGCTGTCGCGGCCGCGCAATCGCCCACACGCTTCCTGGCCTGCGAGTCGCGCGACAACACCTGCGCCCAGCCCGCGGCCACCCTCGATCAGACATGGATCTTCGACGGTACCGAGGGCACAGCCACTTCGACTACCGGAAACGAGCAGCCTTCCCACCTGTCCATTCAGAAGTTCGACAGCACCGCGCTCGTCGTCCAGCGTACGGATGCCTCCGGCCTTACCGCCGTCTACACCGGCACCGTCCAGGGAACCCACGTTACCGGCACCGTGCAATGGAGCTGGCCCGGCCATGCGGACTATCCTGCAAGCGGCATTTTCTCTGCCGTACTGCAAGACACGGTAGCCGCTGCCCCGGTGCCTGCTGCTTCTGTAGCTCCAGTCTCACCGCTGCCGCCGCAACTGCTGGTCTGCGAAAACCAGGGACCGCCGTGCAGCGCAGCCTGGACCTTTCAGGGAACCGAGGGCACCGCGGTCTGGTTCGATGAAAATCACACCCACGCGCACCTGACCATCGTGCGCGCGGAGCCGGATTACATCGTGGTCCGCCGCACCGACACCACCAGCCCCAACTCCGCCATCTATACCGGCTCTCTGCGCGGCGATCACTACGCGGGCACCGTCGTGTACAGCAGCCCCGGCCATGCCGGCGACCGCACCGGCTCCTGGAATGCCAGCGTGCCGAAGTTCACCTGCGATCCACATGACGACCTCAGCCACCAGGAGGCCATGGCGCTCGGCCAGACCGGCCTCATGTTCCATCACAGCCGTGAGGCCATCGCCTGCTACACCCTCGCCGCCGGCGACGGAGACGTCACCGCGCAACGCATTGTCGGACGGCTCTATTACGTGGGCAGCAACGACGTGCCCCAGGACTACGCCAAGGCTCTCTACTGGCTCCAGAAGGCAGCCGACCAGGGCATCTACCAGGCCGAGCGCACCGTTTCTGAGATGTATGAAGCCGGCCAGGGCACCAGACCCAATCCCGCCCTTGCCAGGATGTACAAGGACCGCGCCGATGAGCAGAAACACGACTTCGAGCGCCAGCAGGACCTGAATGAGCGCGAAGCCGACCGCCGCACCCAGGTGCTCTCAAGCTTTGTCCTGGGCGCATCCATCGGCATGTTCTGGTAGTGGCATGTTCTGGCAGCGCGGAGCACTTACCACATTTACGGCATCGGCTCAGCCACATCCTTGCTCTGCGGCAATCCTCCAGCGCAGGTACCTGAGGCATTCGTGTCCTCAGCATCGGCGATGGTCAGCACGCAGATCTTCTGCTTGCGCACAATCGGCTGACCGGTCTTCGGATCGATCAGCCCTACGCTCACCTCGCGCGTCACCTGGAAGCGATCTCCGGCCTTCACTCCGGCCGCTGTTCCCTCGTTGATGTACACCGCGCCGCCGGAAATTCCAGCCACCAGAGCAGGCGCGGCCTTCGGCTTCGGCGCGCTCGCGATCACCGCCTTGAACTGCGTCGCCAGGTCTGTGGTCACCGCATCCACGGCCTTCGCCGTCTCGTTGTCCTTGATGACCTGCGGATCGCCGCCGCTCGATTTCTGCTTGGCAGGAACCCGGATAGCCCCGAAGTTAAAGCCCTGCGACTTCGAAGTCTCCCCCACCACCGTGCTGTCCTGAAACTCCGACTTCGGCTGCGCCAGAATCACCTCTGTCTCCACATCGATAAGCCGCGCATTCGCCCGCAGCACCACCGTGCCGGTCGTCTTCGAGGAGCCGTTCGAGCCGTCCTGGTGCGTGGAGTAGTTCGAGTCGTAGACATTCACCATCACCACCTGCGAAACACCGAGCAGCTTGCCGATCCGCGCCGCCGTATTCGGGTCCGAACGGTCGCTGTTCTGGAAGTTCTGCTCCTTGATGAGCTTGTCCACATTTGCCCGGTCGATCAGCGTGACTCCCGGCTGCCCGGCCAGCTTGGCGTTCAGGTCGTCGGCAACCCGCGCCTCCGTAGCCGCCACAGCGCCGTTGCTCCGCGCCGCCGGTCCGTTTTCCTCCACAATCGCCCATCTCCGCCCGGCCTGCCCCATCAGTAGAGGGCAAGCCGCCACGACCAGCCACGAACACACCACCCAACGCACCCGCATCTTTCCTCCAGCGATCCGCACTGCACACCTGTCCGCACTCGCCGAAAACCATCGGCGACAGCATTCTGAATTTCCCAGGGGAAGGCCCGGCATTGCCAGCAGAAGGAGAACGCGCACCATCATAGCCCAGGCTCTGCAATCCCCAACGGGAATTTCGAGTGACCGCCGGCCGCTCGACGTCCAACAACTTGTTCCAGTTCGCCCACCCGCCAAGGGTATGTCCTCTGCCGGAACGGACGCAGGCGCGCACATCTCGATCAACAGGCAATCTTGCCAGCTAAACTTGCAAGTTTGACTTCTATTATCCTAAAATCGATCCATGCAGCGGAAATCCTTCGACGCCTCCGTCGCCGACCTCACGCAGTCGATCGGACTGCTGATACGCCGTCTGCGCGCAGCCACAGCCTCGCACGAGCTCTCGCTCACCGAGTCCACGGTGCTTGCCCGCCTCGAGCAGCACGGGCCCATGACAACGGCCGAGCTGGCCCGCATAGAGAGCATGAAGCCGCAGTCCATGGGAGCCACCGTGGCTGCACTCGAAGAGCGAGAGCTGTTGCAACGCACGCCGCATCCCACCGACGGACGCCAGCTTCTGATCTCGCTCACCGCAAAAGGCGGGGAAACACGGCGTGCTCTCAAGGCTGCCAAGCGCTCCTGGATCGCAAGCGCCATCTCTCAGCTCCCGAAAGAAGAACAGGAGACGCTCTTCGCTGCCGCAGAGATCATCCGCCATCTGGCCGAACAGTAATGACGCGCTTCAGTCACGCATGGCGTGCGTTGCGGCATCGCAATTTCCAGCTCTTCTTCTTCGGCCAGGGCATCTCGCTCATCGGGACATGGATCACCCGCATAGCCGCCACATGGCTCGTGTACCGTCTCACACACTCGGCACTGCTGCTCGGCATCGTCGGCTTCTGCGGTCAGATCACTTCCTTCCTGCTCGGGCCTCTCGCCGGCGCATGGGTGGAACGCATGCCACGCCGCAAGTTATTGCTATGGACCCAGGCCGCCGCCGCGGTGCAATCGCTCTCACTGGCCGCGCTCACGCTCTCGCACCGCATCAACCTCATCGAGATCATCGCGCTCTCCGCACTGCAGGGCGTCATCAATGCTTTCGACGCACCCGGACGCCATTCGTTCCTGATCCAGATGGTCGACGACCGTGAGGATCTGGGCAATGCCATCGCGCTCAACTCCGCGCTGGCCAACGGCGCGCGCTTCATCGGACCTGCCTTTGCCGGGGTGCTGATCGCCGCGGTGGGCGAGGGCTGGTGTTTCCTCATCGACGGCGCCAGCTATATCGCCGTCATCGCATCGCTCGCCATGATGCAGCTCAGGCCAATGGAGACGCATCGAGCGCGTGCCGGCATGCTCGCGCAGTTGCGTGAAGGATGGGATTTCGTTCGCAGCTCACTGCCCATTCGCTCCGTGCTGCTGCTCTTCTGCGTACTTAGCCTGATGGGCTATTCCTTCACCGTGCTGCTGCCCATCTTCGCAGCGCAGGTACTGCACGGTGATGCGCGAACGTTAGGATGGCTCAGCTCCGCCTCCGGCGCGGGTGCGCTGGCTTCCGCCATCTCGCTGACATTGCGCAAGGGCATCCACGGTCTGCCGCGCGCGCTGCAGATTGCCACCACGGTACTCGCCGGCGGTCTCATCGCGCTGGGCTTTTCGCATGCGCTCTGGCTCTCGATGGCGCTGCTGACGTGCGTCGGCTTCGGCATGATGCAGGGCGCCACCATCACCAACACCATCGTCCAGTCACTTGTACCCGAGGACAAGCGCGCTCGCGTGCTCAGTTATTACGCAACAGCCTTCTTCGGCGCCGCGCCTTTCGGCAACCTGTTTGCCGGAGCTCTGGCACACCGCATCGGCGCGCCGCATACGGTGATTCTCTGCGGCGCCTGCTGTCTCGCAGCCGCGCTCTGGTACACGGCGCGGCTGCCGCAGATTCAGGCTTCCCTGCCGGCACCGGCCGGTGATGCCCACGGTTCTCTCTCCGTTTCCACCTCAACCGCACGCTAAACGTGACCGAAAGGACTACTCCTCATGCCTCTCACCCAGCTCGAACCGAATGCCGCCCTCATCATCATCGATCTTCAGAAGGGCATTACCGCAATGCCTGTCTCGCATCCGGTCTCCGATGTGATCCAGCGCTCGGCGGAGCTCGCCAGGGCCTTTCGCGAGCGCGGCCTGCCGGTGGTACTGGTGAATGTCGCCGGAGCAGCACCGGGACGCACCTCGCGTCCGCGCCCGGACTTCTCGCAGTTCCCCGCCGACTTCGCCGAGCTGGTGCCGGAGCTCGACGCGCAGCCGACAGATCATCGTGTCACCAAGCACGCCTTCGGAGCCTTTCCCGGAACAGGTCTCGACGACTACCTCCGCAGCCGCGGCGTCACGCAGATCGTGCTCACAGGTGTTGCCACGACGATCGGCGTAGAGTCGACGGCGCGCAGCGCCTATGACCACGGCTATCACATCGTCTTCGTCTCTGATGCCATGGCCGACCTGAGCGCCGCGGCGCACACCCATAGCATCGAGAATATCTTCCCGCGCATGGGAGAGATCGACACCACGGAAACAGTGCTGGCCAGGCTCCGCGCCTGAAAAACGGCGTGCATTTGTCACCAACATGGTGACAAATGCACGCCGCACTTCTTTACGGATGAACGAAAGTACGAATGAACGGAAGAGCAGCAGGGCGAGGCAGCTCATCTCCTCTCTTCGTCCGCCCGGCGTTCGATCCCTTCCAGCAGCTTACGCCGGCACGCCCGCCATTCCTCAGCCGTCTGCTCCCAGAGCTCCGCAGGCATCACGCCTCCGACGTAGCCATCTTCCATCCGCTCCACCACCCGCATTCCCGTCTTTTCCGAGATACGGCGCGAGGCAACATTCCTGGTCGCCTTCGGCACGCGCAGCACCGCTTCGCCCAGCGCATCGAACCAATAGTCATTCACAGCGGCCACGGCTTCCGTCATAAGCCCGCGCCCATGCCACGGCATCCCCAGCCAGAAGCCTCGATTTGTCTTTTCACCCCGAACCAGGCAGATGGAGCCGATGATCCGGCCAGGCGCCTCCTTCAGCCGAAGCGTCCAATGCCATTCCCTGCCCTCAGCCATCGCCGGGAGCGCAGAGTCGCGGTAGTAGCTCAGGCAGCCGCTGTCCGGAAATGGCCATGGCACGCGGCTGTTCAGGTATTGCACGATCTCCCACCGCGCGAAGAGCGGCTGCGTCTGCTCCGCATCTTCCAGCCGCAGCGGCTGCAGCATCATCCGCAATGTCGTAAGCGCAGGCACCATCCCGACA harbors:
- a CDS encoding GNAT family N-acetyltransferase encodes the protein MVPALTTLRMMLQPLRLEDAEQTQPLFARWEIVQYLNSRVPWPFPDSGCLSYYRDSALPAMAEGREWHWTLRLKEAPGRIIGSICLVRGEKTNRGFWLGMPWHGRGLMTEAVAAVNDYWFDALGEAVLRVPKATRNVASRRISEKTGMRVVERMEDGYVGGVMPAELWEQTAEEWRACRRKLLEGIERRADEERR
- a CDS encoding CsgG/HfaB family protein; translated protein: MRVRWVVCSWLVVAACPLLMGQAGRRWAIVEENGPAARSNGAVAATEARVADDLNAKLAGQPGVTLIDRANVDKLIKEQNFQNSDRSDPNTAARIGKLLGVSQVVMVNVYDSNYSTHQDGSNGSSKTTGTVVLRANARLIDVETEVILAQPKSEFQDSTVVGETSKSQGFNFGAIRVPAKQKSSGGDPQVIKDNETAKAVDAVTTDLATQFKAVIASAPKPKAAPALVAGISGGAVYINEGTAAGVKAGDRFQVTREVSVGLIDPKTGQPIVRKQKICVLTIADAEDTNASGTCAGGLPQSKDVAEPMP
- a CDS encoding tetratricopeptide repeat protein, producing MARRSALALLPMLLFAAVAAAQSPTRFLACESRDNTCAQPAATLDQTWIFDGTEGTATSTTGNEQPSHLSIQKFDSTALVVQRTDASGLTAVYTGTVQGTHVTGTVQWSWPGHADYPASGIFSAVLQDTVAAAPVPAASVAPVSPLPPQLLVCENQGPPCSAAWTFQGTEGTAVWFDENHTHAHLTIVRAEPDYIVVRRTDTTSPNSAIYTGSLRGDHYAGTVVYSSPGHAGDRTGSWNASVPKFTCDPHDDLSHQEAMALGQTGLMFHHSREAIACYTLAAGDGDVTAQRIVGRLYYVGSNDVPQDYAKALYWLQKAADQGIYQAERTVSEMYEAGQGTRPNPALARMYKDRADEQKHDFERQQDLNEREADRRTQVLSSFVLGASIGMFW
- a CDS encoding isochorismatase family protein; protein product: MPLTQLEPNAALIIIDLQKGITAMPVSHPVSDVIQRSAELARAFRERGLPVVLVNVAGAAPGRTSRPRPDFSQFPADFAELVPELDAQPTDHRVTKHAFGAFPGTGLDDYLRSRGVTQIVLTGVATTIGVESTARSAYDHGYHIVFVSDAMADLSAAAHTHSIENIFPRMGEIDTTETVLARLRA
- a CDS encoding MFS transporter gives rise to the protein MTRFSHAWRALRHRNFQLFFFGQGISLIGTWITRIAATWLVYRLTHSALLLGIVGFCGQITSFLLGPLAGAWVERMPRRKLLLWTQAAAAVQSLSLAALTLSHRINLIEIIALSALQGVINAFDAPGRHSFLIQMVDDREDLGNAIALNSALANGARFIGPAFAGVLIAAVGEGWCFLIDGASYIAVIASLAMMQLRPMETHRARAGMLAQLREGWDFVRSSLPIRSVLLLFCVLSLMGYSFTVLLPIFAAQVLHGDARTLGWLSSASGAGALASAISLTLRKGIHGLPRALQIATTVLAGGLIALGFSHALWLSMALLTCVGFGMMQGATITNTIVQSLVPEDKRARVLSYYATAFFGAAPFGNLFAGALAHRIGAPHTVILCGACCLAAALWYTARLPQIQASLPAPAGDAHGSLSVSTSTAR
- a CDS encoding MarR family winged helix-turn-helix transcriptional regulator; the protein is MQRKSFDASVADLTQSIGLLIRRLRAATASHELSLTESTVLARLEQHGPMTTAELARIESMKPQSMGATVAALEERELLQRTPHPTDGRQLLISLTAKGGETRRALKAAKRSWIASAISQLPKEEQETLFAAAEIIRHLAEQ